From one Actinopolyspora saharensis genomic stretch:
- the frr gene encoding ribosome recycling factor has translation MIDETLLEAEEKMQKAVEVAKDDLATVRTGRANPAMFSGIVVDYYGSPTPLNQLASINVPEGRLVVIKPYDASQLGAMERAVRNSNLGVNPSNDGKVIRVQVPQLTEERRKEMAKLAKQKGEDARITLRSLRRKAKEEIDRTVKDGEVGEDEGVRGEKELENITQRHVSQVDELVKNKESELLEV, from the coding sequence GACTCTTCTCGAAGCCGAAGAGAAGATGCAGAAAGCGGTGGAGGTGGCCAAGGACGACTTGGCCACCGTTCGCACCGGCCGTGCGAATCCGGCGATGTTCTCCGGCATCGTCGTCGACTACTACGGTTCGCCGACGCCGTTGAACCAGTTGGCGAGCATAAACGTGCCGGAGGGCCGGCTCGTGGTCATCAAACCCTATGACGCCAGTCAGCTCGGCGCCATGGAACGGGCGGTCCGCAACTCGAACCTGGGAGTCAACCCCAGCAACGACGGCAAGGTCATCCGGGTGCAGGTTCCGCAGTTGACCGAGGAGCGCCGCAAGGAGATGGCCAAGCTCGCCAAGCAGAAGGGTGAGGACGCCCGCATCACCCTGCGCAGCCTGCGGCGCAAGGCCAAGGAGGAGATCGACCGAACTGTCAAGGACGGGGAAGTCGGCGAGGACGAGGGCGTGCGTGGTGAGAAGGAACTGGAAAACATCACCCAGCGCCACGTTTCGCAGGTTGACGAACTGGTCAAGAACAAGGAATCGGAACTGCTCGAGGTCTGA
- a CDS encoding metal-dependent transcriptional regulator: MTGTVERHSASVEDYVRTIYGLSERGSSVTNTTLTSRLGLSPSSVSGMITKLAQLGLVTHERYRSVELTTTGRRLACDVLRRHRLLEQFLVEVLDYTWDEVHQEADALEHAVSDELIEHIASKLGHPTHDPHGDPIPTAEGVVEKPTTKLLDQLPPGTVGTIARVWDTDSELLRYLTDHGMTLGNRIEVVERKPFGGPLVVRVGSAEEAETHFLGSEIAQTLSITVQH, from the coding sequence ATGACTGGCACGGTCGAGCGCCACTCAGCCTCCGTGGAGGACTACGTCCGAACCATCTACGGCCTCAGCGAACGCGGATCCTCGGTCACCAACACGACGCTCACGAGCCGACTCGGACTGAGCCCCTCCTCCGTGTCGGGCATGATCACCAAGCTCGCGCAGCTCGGGTTGGTCACGCACGAGAGGTACCGCAGCGTGGAGTTGACCACCACGGGCCGCAGACTCGCCTGCGACGTCCTGCGCAGGCACCGGCTGCTGGAGCAGTTCCTCGTCGAGGTGCTCGACTACACCTGGGACGAGGTGCACCAGGAGGCCGACGCACTGGAGCACGCCGTCTCCGACGAGCTCATCGAGCACATCGCGAGCAAACTCGGTCACCCGACCCACGATCCGCACGGTGATCCGATCCCCACCGCCGAGGGCGTGGTGGAGAAACCGACCACGAAGCTGCTCGACCAACTGCCCCCCGGAACGGTGGGCACCATAGCCCGGGTCTGGGACACCGACTCGGAACTGCTCCGCTATCTCACCGACCACGGGATGACCCTGGGCAATCGGATCGAGGTCGTCGAGCGCAAGCCCTTCGGCGGCCCGCTGGTGGTGCGGGTCGGTTCGGCCGAGGAGGCCGAGACGCACTTCCTCGGTTCCGAGATCGCCCAGACCCTGTCCATAACCGTGCAGCACTAG
- a CDS encoding phosphatidate cytidylyltransferase: MSTDVPDGSARSSRAGRNLPAALAVGLLLGAGIVTALLTYRHSFIGIVAVAAALSTVELAGALRRGSGIRLALPPVLVGGQAMIWLSWPFGFSGVLVAFALTTLVCLAWRVRLGVDGYLRDVTASVFTSSYVSMFAAFAAMLVVPPDGGLRALCFMIGVVASDTAGYASGVFLGRHPMAPRVSPNKSWEGFAGSLSAGVVAGALSVSLLLGGTWWAGVLFGIAVVCSSTLGDLMESLIKRDLDIKDMGTLLPGHGGLMDRMDSLLPSAVVAWGTLFWLIPS, encoded by the coding sequence ATGTCGACCGACGTGCCGGACGGATCCGCACGTTCTTCGCGTGCGGGCCGCAACCTGCCCGCCGCGCTGGCGGTTGGCTTGTTGCTCGGCGCGGGGATCGTCACCGCGCTGTTGACCTATCGGCACTCGTTCATCGGGATCGTGGCAGTGGCCGCCGCGCTCTCCACCGTCGAACTGGCCGGGGCGTTGCGCCGGGGTTCGGGGATCCGGTTGGCCCTGCCGCCGGTTCTGGTGGGCGGCCAGGCGATGATCTGGTTGTCCTGGCCGTTCGGTTTTTCCGGTGTTCTGGTGGCCTTCGCGCTCACCACGCTGGTGTGCCTGGCCTGGCGTGTTCGGCTGGGCGTGGACGGCTATCTGCGTGACGTGACGGCGTCGGTGTTCACCAGCTCCTACGTCTCGATGTTCGCCGCTTTCGCGGCGATGCTGGTGGTGCCTCCCGACGGGGGGCTGCGGGCGTTGTGCTTCATGATCGGGGTGGTCGCCTCCGACACGGCGGGCTACGCCTCGGGCGTGTTCCTCGGACGTCACCCGATGGCGCCCCGGGTGAGTCCGAACAAGTCCTGGGAAGGGTTCGCCGGCTCGCTGTCCGCGGGCGTGGTGGCGGGCGCGCTCTCGGTGAGTCTGCTGCTGGGGGGCACGTGGTGGGCCGGAGTGCTCTTCGGCATCGCCGTCGTGTGCAGCTCCACCCTCGGGGACCTGATGGAATCGTTGATCAAGCGCGATCTCGACATCAAGGACATGGGGACCCTGCTGCCCGGCCACGGCGGTCTCATGGACCGGATGGACTCATTGCTTCCCTCCGCCGTCGTCGCGTGGGGGACCCTGTTCTGGTTGATTCCCAGCTGA